In the Rhodoferax fermentans genome, ACCCGGCGGACTTTTTTGAGCCCGGGCAGGTCAGCTTCAGCGACATGATCGCGTTCAACCATGCCCGTGGAGACTACGCAGATCGGACCTTCAACGAGGTGCTGGGCTTTTTTACCCAGGCCATGGTCACACAACAAACCGTCAAGTTTGAGCGGCAACAGGCCAATGGTGTTTTCCTGGAGGTCTGTGGTGTGCCCATGTCCAACGGCTGGAAACTGTTGACCTACACCGACATTTCTGAGCACAAACAGGCCGAACAAACGCTGGACAAGGCCATGCATGCAGCAGAGGCAGCTACCTTGGCCAAAAGTGCCTTCATTGCCAATATGAGCCATGAACTGCGCACACCCATGAATGCCATTCTGGGACTGTCCTACCTGCTGGAAACGAAGATGAGCCTGCCGGGCGACGCCAGTGACCTGGTGCACAAGATACGCCAGTCCAGCACCTCCTTGATGGGCATGCTCAACGATGTGTTGGACTTCTCGAAGATCGAGTCGGGCAAGCTGAACCTGCAATCTGCCCCGTTCCGGCTGGAAGACATCCTCAACAACCTGGCCGGCATCATGTCGACCAATGCGCGTGACAAGGACCTGGAGGTCATCATCGCGCCCACACCGATCGGCACCAGCCAGCTCATCGGTGACTCACTGCGGCTGGAGCAGGTGCTGATCAATCTGACGGGCAACGCCATCAAGTTCACCGCACAGGGCCATGTGGCACTCAACATCATCAAGTTGCACGAAACCAGTGACAGCATCACGTTGCGCTTTGCGGTCAGTGACTCAGGGATCGGTATTGCCCCAGAGCAGCAGCAGGAAATATTTGCGGAGTTTTCACAAGCGGACGGGTCCATCAGCCGCCAGTTCGGTGGCACCGGACTCGGGTTGACCATCAGTCGGCGACTGGTGGAGGCCATGGGTGGTGAGTTGAAAGTGACCAGTGTGCTGGGTAGCGGCAGTGAATTCTGGTTTGTCCTGACGTTTCAACGCATCGAGGATGCGCCGCCAGCCACAACGGACATGGCACACCTGTCGGTGGTGATTGCCGACGACAACGCCATTGCACGGGCAGCCCTGCACACGATTGCGGATGGCTTGGGTTGGCGCGCCAGCGCCTTTGAGTCTGGCGACGAGGTGATTGACCACCTGAAGTCAAGACCACCATTGACGGCGTCGCCAGAAGTGTTGCTGCTGGACTTCAAGATGCCTGGCAAGGACGGACTGGAAACCGCCCGGGCCATTCGCGAGGGCCAGTCCGGGCAAGCTGACCCGATTGTGATTTTGGTCACGGCCTACGCCAACGACGAACTGCTTGGCCACCCGCAGGCCCATCTGGCCGATGCAATCTTGAGCAAGCCGGTGACACCCTCCACGCTCGATGACGCCGTCACACGTGCCATGCGGGTGCGTCGTGGCGCTGAAATACAGACCCCGGCCCACAGCCACTCACGTCTGGCTGGCCTGCGCATCCTGGTGGTGGATGACAGCGACATCAACAGGGAGGTGGCCCAACGTATTTTTGCCAGTGAAGGTGCACAGGTCAGCCTGGCCAACAATGGCCAGGAGGCCTTGGACTGGTTGCAAGACCACGACCATGCGGTCGACCTGGTGTTGATGGATGTCCAGATGCCGGTCCTCAACGGTTATGAGGCCACCCACCAGATCCGCCGCATACCGGCTCTGTCCGAGTTGCCGATTGTGGCCTTGACGGCGGGTGCGTTTCGTGACCAGCAGGAACTGGCCCACGAGGCAGGCATGACCAGTTTCATCTCGAAACCTTTTGACGTGGACACTGCGGTTGCCCTGATTGTGAAACTCACGGGACATGTGGTGGTACCTGCGGCACAGGCCACGACCGATGCCCGCCCTTCGCCGGAGATGCCGCTGGAGGAACTGCCCGGCATTGCCCTGTCCAGAGGTCTGGCCATCTGGCGGGACATAGCCACCTACCAACGCTTCTTGCGCCTGTTTGCCAGCAAATACGCCGATGTGGTTGACCAGTTAGCATCCCTGGACAACACACAGGCCGCCGCTTTGTTGCATAAACTCAAAGGGGCGGCTGCCAACATGGCGCTGCTGGATGTGGCCACCAGCGCCGCCGAGCTGGAAGCAGCGGTGCGTGTCGGCGAGGGTCACGCCGATGGCTTTACAACACTACAGGTTGCGATGGATCGTGTGTTGGTTAGTATTGGGCGTTTTGCACCCGAAGAGGTCTTGTTTGCTGCGCCCGATGTCCGGCCAGAAGACGCGGGCGCGATTGAGGCACTGATCACCAAGCTGCAAGACGCCTGGCACAGCGACAGCGCCAAGGAAGTCCGACAGGCCCTGGCTGAGTTGGGCACGCTGGTACCCAGCGCACGTCTGGCCCAGATACAGGCTGCTTTGGACAACTATGATTTCCGGGCGGGTGAAACCGCCACACATGAACTGCGTAAACAGTTGGCTGCTCTGAGACAGGAACCCTGATGACGACAAATCCGATACTGATGGTCGATGACGAGCCGCTCAATCTGGCGGTGATGGAGGCAGCCTTGAGTGACGACTACGGCCTGCTGTTTGCCCGCAATGGCGCAGAGGCACTGGCCGCTGCCACCAAACACCTGCCGTCGCTGATCCTGCTGGACATTCAGATGCCGGACATGAACGGTTATGCGGTGTGCCGCCAACTCAAGGCCAACCCACGCACCGAAGCCATTCCGGTGATTTTTATCTCGGGCCTGGCAGACGCCGGTCACGAGGAAGAGGGTTTTGCCAGCGGTGGTGTCGACTACATCGTCAAACCGATTTCCAGACCCATATTGAGGGCGCGGGTGAACACCCATTTGTCACTGGTTCGGGCCAGCCGGCTCGACAAGAGTCATCGCGACGCCATCCACATGCTGGGAGAAGCGGGTCACTTCAACGACACCGACACCGGTGTGCACATCTGGCGCATGGCCGCCTATGCCGGCGTGATCGCCTCGGCCTATGGCCTCAACAAAGAGCAATGTGAGCTGATTGAACTGGCGGCACCGATGCACGACACCGGCAAGATTGGCATCCCCCATGCCATCCTCAAGAAGCCCGGCAAACTCGATGCCAATGAGTGGACACAAATGAAGACCCACTCCCGTATCGGCCACGACATTTTGTCCAAGAGTGATGAGCCGGTATTTCAGATGGCGGCAGGCATCGCCCTGCACCACCATGAGCGCTGGGACGGCAGCGGTTACCCCGACAACTTGACGGGTGAGGAAATCCCGGTATCAGCCCGTGTGGTGGCTCTGGCAGATGTGTTTGATGCCTTGACAATGAAGCGCCCCTACAAAGCAGCCTGGCCACTGGAGAAGGTGATTGCCACCATTCGGGACAGTTCAGGCAGCCACTTTGATCCGGCCGTGGTGCGGGCATTTGACTCGGTGCTCGATTGCATTGGCCATATCCGGGCCGAGTGGGACCTCAAGGAACAGCTGGGTGTCCACCACTGAGCTTTGCGGACTCTTGAGCCACACGTTTTGCCCCACGGAACACACATGACCTCGTATGACTACCAGCTTTTTGTCATAGGGGGTGGCTCGGGTGGTGTGCGCGCTGCGCGCGTCGCCGCGGGTCTGGGCGCACGGGTGGCGATCACCGAGGGCTTTCGTTACGGTGGCACCTGTGTCATCCGGGGCTGTGTGCCCAAAAAACTGCTGGTGTACGCCGCCCACTTTGCCGAAGACTTTGCCGACGCCAAAGGTTTTGGCTGGACCGTGCCACCTGCCGAGTTTTCCTGGCCGCAGTTGATTGCGGCTAAAAACCAGGAAATCGCCCGCCTCAGCGGCATTTACGAAAACAACCTGTTGGGCTCCAAGGTCACGGTGTTGCATGGCAACGCACGTCTGCTGGACCCACACACCGTTGAGGTGAACGGCCAGCACGTCCGTGCCCAACACATCCTGATCGCCACCGGTGGCACACCTTATTTGCCAGCCCTACCCGGCATCGAACACGCCCTCACCTCCAACGAGGTGTTTGAGTTGCCGCAGTTGCCCAAGCGGGTGCTGATTGTGGGGGGTGGTTACATCGCGGTGGAGTTTGCTGGCATCCTGCACGACCTGGGAGCACACGTGACCCTGTGTTACCGGGGCCAACACATCTTGCGCGGTTTTGATAACGAGGTGGCGGCGCACTTGCAGGCCGAGATGGTCAAAAAAGGCATCACCATTCTGCTGAACCAGGACGTGGCGCAGATTGAAAAACTGGCCAACGGCAGCTTGTCTGTCAGGCTGGTGGATGCGCAAGCCGCGCCGCTGTTGGTTGACGCGGTGTTGTACGCCACCGGCCGGGTGCCCAACACCCAGGGTTTGGGTTTGGCAGAAGTCGGGGTGGCGTTGAACGACAAAGGCGGAGTCAAGGTCAACGCGTTTGGCCACACCAACCTGCCCAGTGTGCACGCGGTGGGTGATGTGACCCAGCGCATTTCACTCACGCCCGTGGCCATTCGCGAAGGTGCGGCGCTGGCCAACACCCTTTTTGGCCCGGCACCGGTCAGCGCCGACCTGCGCACCGTGCCATCGGCCGTGTTCAGCCAACCACCGATCGGCACCGTTGGCCTGACCGAGGCTCAGGCACTGGCCCAGTTTGGCGAGATCGACGTTTACAGCAGCACATTTCGCAGCCTGCGTCACACGCTGTCGGGTTCAGATGAACGCACGCTGGTCAAACTGGTGGTGGACAGTGCCAGCCAACGGGTGTTGGGCGCCCACATGGTGGGGGCGGATGCGCCCGAAATCATCCAGGGCCTGGCGATTGCGCTTCACATGGGTGCGACCAAAGCCGACTTTGACGCCACCGTGGCCTTGCACCCCTCAGCAGCGGAAGAGTTTGTCACGCTGCGCAACAAGGTCGTCAAAAAAAGACCGGCTTGAACCACTTCGGTCGTGACAGGCGCCCCGCCAAAACCGTCCACTCTGGCTGCGCCTACTTCACCCGTCGCCGCACCGCCTGCAGGATGCCTCGCAAAATGTCCACAGGCTCGGGCGGGCAGCCCGGCACCATCACATCGACCGGGATCACCTTGTCAACCCGGCCACAGGTGGCGTAACTCTCACCAAAAATACCGCCGTTGCAGGCGCAGTCACCCACGGCCACCACCAGCTTGGGCTCGGGCGTGGCCTCATAGGTGCGTTTTAAAGCCATCTCCATGTTGCGCGACACCGGGCCGGTGACCAGCAGCAGGTCGGCGTGGCGCGGACTGGCCACAAACCGGATACCCAAGCCACCGATGTTGTAGTAGGGGTTGCCCAGCGCATTGATCTCCATCTCGCAGCCGTTGCAGGAGCCCGCATCCACCTCGCGGATGGCCAGAGCATCACCCAAAATAGATAGCAACTCGGCCTGAATACGCGAGGCCTCCGCCTGGTTATCTTCACCAATGTCAGGCGCAGCTTCGGTGGCAATACCCACGTTGGCAATCTGACGGACAACTTTCCAGATCATGGCATGTGCCTCATAGGTCTTGCCCTGAGTAACTAAGGTTGAAGGACTTGTTGATGAGCGGAAAGTCGGCCACGATGTCTTTCAGAATGGCGTGCTCGAGCACTGGCCAGTTTTGCCAGGACGGGTCGTGCAGGTGGCAGCGGCTGATGCGATGGCCCACATCGGCGCCCTCAAGTTCAAGCGCCACCACAATCTCGCCGCGCCAGCCTTCGACCCAGCCCAGACCGCGCGCGGCTTGCTGGGGCAAGGCCACATCCACACAAACTGGGCCCTCGGGCATTTCACGCAGCAAACGCTCAACCAGTCGGATCGACTCCAACACTTCCTGAAAACGCACCAGGGCGCGCGCGCCCACGTCGCCCCGTGTGTGGCCAGCCATCACCACACGCAACTGGTCATAGGGCTCAAACGGGTGGTCACAACGCAGGTCCCAGGCCTGGGCGCTGGCACGACCGGCCAAACCCGTCAGTCCCAGCTGCGCCGCCAGTTCGGGGCGCACCCGCCCGGTGTTGATGAAGCGGTCTTGCAGCCCGGCGTGGGCCTCAAACACGTCATACAGCTTTTTCACATCGGTCAGGACCGCGTCACAACAGCTCAGCAGCTGGGTCAACCCCGCTGCGTTGATGTCCGCTTGGACCCCACCGGGCACGATGCTGTCCATCATGAGCCGGTGGCCAAAAGTTACTTTGCAGGCGCGCAACCAGTCCTCGCGCAAGCGCGAGAACTGCGCCAGCGCAAAAGCAAAAGCCACGTCATTGCCCAGCGCGCCCAGATCCCCCAGGTGGTTGGCAACCCGTTCACACTCTAGCAGCAGGGCACGTAACCAGGCGGCACGTGGCGTGACTTGGGTGCGGCAGATCGATTCGAGCGCCATGCAGTAGGCCCAGGCATAAGCCACGGTGCTGTCACCCGAGACCCGGCCCGCCAGCCGGTAGGCCTGCAGCACCGGCAGCTGGGTCATGCGCTGCTCAATGCCTTTGTGGGTGTAGCCCAGGCGCTGTTCCAAGCGCAGCACCTTTTCACCCACCACCGAGAAGCGGAAGTGACCCGGCTCGATGATGCCCGCGTGCACCGGACCCACAGCAATCTCGTGCACACCATCACCTTCCACC is a window encoding:
- a CDS encoding response regulator, translating into MTTNPILMVDDEPLNLAVMEAALSDDYGLLFARNGAEALAAATKHLPSLILLDIQMPDMNGYAVCRQLKANPRTEAIPVIFISGLADAGHEEEGFASGGVDYIVKPISRPILRARVNTHLSLVRASRLDKSHRDAIHMLGEAGHFNDTDTGVHIWRMAAYAGVIASAYGLNKEQCELIELAAPMHDTGKIGIPHAILKKPGKLDANEWTQMKTHSRIGHDILSKSDEPVFQMAAGIALHHHERWDGSGYPDNLTGEEIPVSARVVALADVFDALTMKRPYKAAWPLEKVIATIRDSSGSHFDPAVVRAFDSVLDCIGHIRAEWDLKEQLGVHH
- a CDS encoding PAS domain-containing protein, with translation MSKPATQLPAHVENTSYSATAAKRIILIYAAFASFWILVSDNLVSWLVSDPVMISRISIAKGWLFVAVTTLMLYGLIRRMQIRAQDISERELTVQKDRAAIRRLLDNIVESSSDAIYAKDTEGRYLLFNQETARLLGQTTDKALGKDDAALFPNQATMIRANDQRVMSEDRVISFEETVATTMGERTFLVTKGPLRDADGMVIGLFGISRDITERKQAEQRLITSELQMRALFQAIPDLVWLKDTKGVYLSCNSRFEQLFGAAEADIVGKTDYDFVDKELADFFRKNDQLAMQKGVPCTNEEWVTFASDGHRELLETTKTPVRNAQGQVIGVLGLGHDITERKRMHDGLIAAKEDLKRLNEDLESKVAERTREVLDLYDQAPCGYHSLSPEGVVLRVNQTELKLLGYTEEELIGRQLHEFMTPESVQVFKESYPRFLASGYVRNLEFDFVHKDGFVRPVVIDANLVRGPNGEPLFTRSSMVDNTEHKAQTHQIKTLNNLLQEVVETLPYGVVVLDETRHVTLKNRRVSQLLDYPADFFEPGQVSFSDMIAFNHARGDYADRTFNEVLGFFTQAMVTQQTVKFERQQANGVFLEVCGVPMSNGWKLLTYTDISEHKQAEQTLDKAMHAAEAATLAKSAFIANMSHELRTPMNAILGLSYLLETKMSLPGDASDLVHKIRQSSTSLMGMLNDVLDFSKIESGKLNLQSAPFRLEDILNNLAGIMSTNARDKDLEVIIAPTPIGTSQLIGDSLRLEQVLINLTGNAIKFTAQGHVALNIIKLHETSDSITLRFAVSDSGIGIAPEQQQEIFAEFSQADGSISRQFGGTGLGLTISRRLVEAMGGELKVTSVLGSGSEFWFVLTFQRIEDAPPATTDMAHLSVVIADDNAIARAALHTIADGLGWRASAFESGDEVIDHLKSRPPLTASPEVLLLDFKMPGKDGLETARAIREGQSGQADPIVILVTAYANDELLGHPQAHLADAILSKPVTPSTLDDAVTRAMRVRRGAEIQTPAHSHSRLAGLRILVVDDSDINREVAQRIFASEGAQVSLANNGQEALDWLQDHDHAVDLVLMDVQMPVLNGYEATHQIRRIPALSELPIVALTAGAFRDQQELAHEAGMTSFISKPFDVDTAVALIVKLTGHVVVPAAQATTDARPSPEMPLEELPGIALSRGLAIWRDIATYQRFLRLFASKYADVVDQLASLDNTQAAALLHKLKGAAANMALLDVATSAAELEAAVRVGEGHADGFTTLQVAMDRVLVSIGRFAPEEVLFAAPDVRPEDAGAIEALITKLQDAWHSDSAKEVRQALAELGTLVPSARLAQIQAALDNYDFRAGETATHELRKQLAALRQEP
- a CDS encoding NADH-quinone oxidoreductase subunit B family protein; the encoded protein is MWKVVRQIANVGIATEAAPDIGEDNQAEASRIQAELLSILGDALAIREVDAGSCNGCEMEINALGNPYYNIGGLGIRFVASPRHADLLLVTGPVSRNMEMALKRTYEATPEPKLVVAVGDCACNGGIFGESYATCGRVDKVIPVDVMVPGCPPEPVDILRGILQAVRRRVK
- the gor gene encoding glutathione-disulfide reductase; protein product: MTSYDYQLFVIGGGSGGVRAARVAAGLGARVAITEGFRYGGTCVIRGCVPKKLLVYAAHFAEDFADAKGFGWTVPPAEFSWPQLIAAKNQEIARLSGIYENNLLGSKVTVLHGNARLLDPHTVEVNGQHVRAQHILIATGGTPYLPALPGIEHALTSNEVFELPQLPKRVLIVGGGYIAVEFAGILHDLGAHVTLCYRGQHILRGFDNEVAAHLQAEMVKKGITILLNQDVAQIEKLANGSLSVRLVDAQAAPLLVDAVLYATGRVPNTQGLGLAEVGVALNDKGGVKVNAFGHTNLPSVHAVGDVTQRISLTPVAIREGAALANTLFGPAPVSADLRTVPSAVFSQPPIGTVGLTEAQALAQFGEIDVYSSTFRSLRHTLSGSDERTLVKLVVDSASQRVLGAHMVGADAPEIIQGLAIALHMGATKADFDATVALHPSAAEEFVTLRNKVVKKRPA
- a CDS encoding NADH-quinone oxidoreductase subunit C — translated: MKIPGLDVEFAALPAPVPVWFGQVTSAQWVTAASAVREHGGRLVALWASGATFSEAVSPSDKRARAIFVAYVTLEGLFWLELTLGTDGCYPDLSALFPAASRMQRAAADLSGVHAEGAADQRPWLNHGAWAFDHHPLLQDPVHLPPLAPGALKDYPFVRVEGDGVHEIAVGPVHAGIIEPGHFRFSVVGEKVLRLEQRLGYTHKGIEQRMTQLPVLQAYRLAGRVSGDSTVAYAWAYCMALESICRTQVTPRAAWLRALLLECERVANHLGDLGALGNDVAFAFALAQFSRLREDWLRACKVTFGHRLMMDSIVPGGVQADINAAGLTQLLSCCDAVLTDVKKLYDVFEAHAGLQDRFINTGRVRPELAAQLGLTGLAGRASAQAWDLRCDHPFEPYDQLRVVMAGHTRGDVGARALVRFQEVLESIRLVERLLREMPEGPVCVDVALPQQAARGLGWVEGWRGEIVVALELEGADVGHRISRCHLHDPSWQNWPVLEHAILKDIVADFPLINKSFNLSYSGQDL